In one Zalophus californianus isolate mZalCal1 chromosome 10, mZalCal1.pri.v2, whole genome shotgun sequence genomic region, the following are encoded:
- the NEK2 gene encoding serine/threonine-protein kinase Nek2 — protein MPTRAEDYEVLYTIGTGSYGRCQKIRRKSDGKILVWKELDYGSMTEAEKQMLVSEVNLLRELKHPNIVRYYDRIIDRTNTTLYIVMEYCEGGDLASVITKGTKERQYLDEEFVLRVMTQLTLALKECHRRSDGGHTVLHRDLKPANVFLDGKQNVKLGDFGLARILNHDTSFAKTFVGTPYYMSPEQMNRMSYNEKSDIWSLGCLLYELCALMPPFTAFNQKELAGKIREGKFRRIPYRYSDELNDIITRMLNLKDYHRPSVEEILENPLIADLVAEEQRRNPERRGRRLEPERLQDSSPVLEELKLKELQLQERERALKAREERLEQKERELCVRERLAEDKLARAESLLKNYSLLKEQKFLCLASGPELFDLQSSVIKKKVHFSGESKENVMRSENSESLLTSKSKCKDLKKRLHAAQLRAQALSDIEKNYQLKSRQILGMR, from the exons ATATTAGTTTGGAAAGAGCTTGACTATGGCTCCATGACAGAAGCCGAGAAACAGATGCTTGTTTCTGAAGTGAATTTACTCCGTGAACTGAAACATCCAAACATCGTCCGTTACTATGATCGAATTATTGACCGAACCAACACAACACTGTACATTGTAATGGAATATTGCGAAGGAGGGGACCTGGCTAGCGTAATTACAAAGGGAACAAAGGAAAg ACAATACTTAGATGAAGAGTTTGTTCTTCGAGTGATGACTCAGTTGACTCTGGCCCTAAAGGAATGTCACAGACGAAGCGATGGTGGTCATACTGTGCTGCATCGGGATCTGAAACCAGCCAACGTTTTCTTGGATGGCAAGCAAAACGTTAAGCTTGGGGACTTTGGGCTAGCTAGAATATTAAACCATGATACGAGTTTTGCAAAAACATTTGTTGGCACACCCTATTACATGTCTCCT gAACAAATGAATCGCATGTCCTACAATGAGAAATCAGATATCTGGTCACTAGGTTGTTTGCTGTATGAATTGTGTGCATTAAT GCCTCCATTTACAGCTTTCAACCAGAAAGAACTAGCTGGGAAGATTAGAGAAGGCAAATTCAGGCGAATTCCCTATCGTTACTCTGATGAATTGAATGACATTATTACAAGGATGTTAAATTTAAAG gattaCCACCGACCTTCTGTTGAAGAAATTCTTGAGAATCCTTTGATAGCAGACTTGGTTGcagaagagcaaagaagaaatccCGAGAGAAGAGGGCGTCGATTAGAACCAGAGAGGTTGCAGGACTCCAGCCCTGTCTTGGAAGAGCTGAAACTAAAGGAACTGCAGCTACAGGAACGAGAGCGAGCCCTCAAAGCTCGAGAAGAAAGGCTGGAGC agaaggaacGGGAGCTTTGTGTTCGGGAGAGACTGGCAGAGGACAAGCTGGCTAGGGCAGAAAGTCTGTTGAAGAATTACAGCCTCCTGAAGGAGCAGAAGTTCCTGTGTCTGGCGAGCGGTCCAG aactTTTCGATCTTCAATCCTCAGTAATTAAGAAGAAAGTTCATTTCAGTGGGGAAAGTAAAGAGAACGTCATGAGGAGTGAGAATTCTGAGAGTCTGCTCACCTCCAAATCCAAGTGCAAAGACCTGAAGAAAAGGCTTCATGCTGCTCAGCTCCGTGCTCAAGCGTTGTcagatattgaaaaaaattaccaGCTGAAAAGCAGACAGATTCTGGGCATGCGCTAG